From the Oscarella lobularis chromosome 13, ooOscLobu1.1, whole genome shotgun sequence genome, one window contains:
- the LOC136194404 gene encoding uncharacterized protein, translated as MAENFRQTTARIASNPATNDVLGGIGSAENASVPGRSDTSGQSELSRLFPTIASHGNRRRQWQDESHIRDSSRSFQRASSHPYPSRNRRESVRRQSKQQQTFIKDVYLLLAEDTSVPRNKSTMYRDKRVVNSVTFSKDASEWTIVDLIHHIFSDHFDQYSSENQFNFVKVVNACIDSPNVGPEFRWDGHSLKHFYGQGGVYIQQKGYEASL; from the exons ATGGCGGAGAACTTTCGGCAAACGACGGCTAGAATAGCGTCTAATccggcgacgaacgacgtttTGGGCGGAATAGGATCGGCTGAGAACGCGTCGGTGCCAGGAAGAAGCGATAC TAGTGGACAGTCCGAGCTCTCTCGACTTTTTCCAACCATTGCGTCGCACGGAAACCGCCGAAGA CAGTGGCAGGACGAATCGCACAttcgcgattcgtcgcggTCGTTTCAAAGAGCGTCATCACACCCTTATCCTTCACGAAACCGTAGAGAAA GTGTTCGTCGCCAGAGCAAACAGCAGCAGACGTTCATAAAGGACGTCTACCTTCTGCTTGCAGAAGACACCTCTGTTCCAAGAAACAAGTCGACAATGTATCGAGATAAGCGGGTCGTCAACAGTGTTACATTTTCAAAAGATGCATCTGAGTGGACAATTGTTGATCTTATTCATCACATTTTCTCCGACCATTTCGACCAATATTCAAGCGAAAATCA GTTCAACTTCGTCAAAGTAGTCAATGCTTGTATTGACTCACCCAATGTTGGTCCGGAATTTCGTTGGGATGGACACAGTCTGAAGCATTTCTACGGCCAAGGTGGAGTCTATATCCAGCAAAAGGGCTATGAA GCATCTTTGTAA
- the LOC136194850 gene encoding uncharacterized protein — translation MSEEEVASVMLEAFPQLGSIPSPRSVHAAQVGTDYAWTGSAVKHNAGQGSVYNRAMLAFPSRKTKILLTMRIQQQMKGQLIVWYDQFLIQPTMQTSIIFEKYLGATPLFSPRKWRGEEPVLTQALGAYKDPSLDLRRKLFVKFRNEQGQDYGGPTREFFDLLYSAILCHENSVHLVEGQDNNKWPIHDKTALSCGVYRTLGRIMAHGLVHGCTALPGLSPAAIVYIITGSVDKATEQLVFEDLCDPELRLIVNTIMKAETIQEISQATPDSVLQLLSSSGFNDLEVTMQNRAYATHAAMVHDTVLKRKAELDDIRSGMADVKDEHGKNLLVYLEKCVDDIQKFFPRAGNCILAQSLISLLKWDDEVSTARLNVCERAKTFFLKYLHELEKRALSDTAGIGQLLQFWTGAKHLPLTVKKLEVDFGGEGSTMLSASTCFNRISLPTNHNDYNSFVLSSDASIACGAMGFGEF, via the exons ATGAGTGAGGAGGAAGTTGCTTCTGTGATGCTGGAAGCATTTCCTCAGTTGGGATCAATTCCGTCTCCACG AAGCGTTCATGCGGCCCAGGTCGGCACTGATTACGCCTGGACGGGATCAGCTGTAAAGCATAACGCTGGCCAAGGAAGCGTCTACAACAGAGCTATGCTTGCTTTTCCATCCCgtaaaacaaaaattttgCTTACAATG CGGATTCAACAGCAGATGAAAGGCCAACTCATAGTGTGGTACGACCAGTTTCTCATACAACCTACTATGCAGACAAGCATCATCtttgaaaaatatttagGAGCAACGCCACTCTTCTCTCCAAGAAAGTGGAGAGG AGAAGAACCCGTTCTTACACAGGCCTTGGGAGCATACAAAGATCCCTCCCTTGATCTTCGTCGCAAACTGTTCGTGAAGTTTAGAAACGAGCAGGGGCAAGACTACGGTGGCCCTACACGGGAATTTTTCGACTTATTGTATTCCGCCATTCTGTGCCACGAAAACAGTGTTCATCTTGTAGAAG GCCAAGATAACAACAAGTGGCCAATTCACGACAAAACAGCTTTGTCCTGTGGCGTGTATCGTACGCTTGGACGCATTATGGCACACGGCCTTGTTCACGGCTGCACGGCTTTACCTGGTCTCTCGCCAGCAGCAATCGTTTACATAATCACTGGCAGCGTGGACAAAGCGACAGAGCAACTGGTGTTCGAGGATCTGTGCGACCCGGAACTTAGACTCATTGTCAACACA ATCATGAAAGCTGAAACGATACAGGAGATTTCTCAGGCAACGCCAGATAGCGTGTTGCAGCTCCTGTCGTCTTCAGGATTTAACGACTTAGAAGTAACAATGCAGAATCGCGCATATGCCACACACGCCGCTATGGTTCATGACACCGtcctaaagagaaaagccGAGTTGGACGACATTCGGTCTGGTATGGCAGATGTAAAAGATGAGCATGGTAAGAATCTTTTGGTTTACCTCGAAAAATGTGTTGATGATATTCAAAAATTCTTTCCGAG AGCTGGAAATTGCATTTTGGCTCAAAGTTTGATTTCGTTGCTTAAGTGGGATGACGAAGTTTCTACAGCACGTTTGAATGTTTGCGAGCGTGCTAAAACGTTCTTCCTGAAGTATTTGCACGAGTTGGAAAAACGAGCTTTAA GTGACACGGCTGGAATTGGGCAACTACTCCAGTTTTGGACGGGTGCTAAGCATTTGCCTTTAACTGTGAAGAAATTGGAGGTGGATTTCGGAGGCGAAGGGTCGACGATGCTGAGCGCTTCCACATGCTTCAACCGCATCTCTCTTCCAACGAATcacaacgactacaacagCTTTGTTCTCTCAAGCGACGCTAGCATCGCCTGCGGTGCCATGGGTTTTGGAGAATTTTGA